In Apium graveolens cultivar Ventura chromosome 10, ASM990537v1, whole genome shotgun sequence, the following are encoded in one genomic region:
- the LOC141688938 gene encoding putative lipid-binding protein At4g00165, translating into MVSMKGMYIFILFNSILFTSTVTCLKLTCPPTGSSGNPNVPKTQAKCPKDTLKFGVCGDWLGLVHETIGAKPSAECCALLKGLADVEAAVCLCTVIKANVVGVVKLKVPVALSLLVNSCGKKVPDGFVCA; encoded by the coding sequence ATGGTATCTATGAAGGGAatgtatatttttattttatttaatagtATTCTGTTTACTAGCACTGTTACATGCCTCAAACTCACATGTCCTCCAACAGGTTCCTCAGGGAATCCCAATGTTCCGAAAACTCAGGCCAAGTGCCCCAAAGATACCCTCaagtttggtgtttgtggtgACTGGCTAGGATTGGTTCATGAGACAATCGGTGCTAAACCTAGCGCAGAATGTTGTGCATTGTTGAAAGGTCTAGCAGATGTTGAAGCTGCAGTATGTTTATGTACGGTGATTAAGGCTAATGTTGTCGGGGTTGTGAAGCTTAAAGTGCCTGTTGCTCTCAGTTTGCTTGTAAATTCATGCGGAAAGAAAGTTCCTGATGGCTTTGTTTGTGCATGA